In Crassostrea angulata isolate pt1a10 chromosome 4, ASM2561291v2, whole genome shotgun sequence, one genomic interval encodes:
- the LOC128182002 gene encoding kidney mitochondrial carrier protein 1-like encodes MGDWRPFVYGGLASITAEIGTFPIDTTKTRLQIQGQRIDARLSELRYRGMTHAMLRIFREEGLAALYSGISPAILRQATYGTIKIGVYQTLKSMIVENPQESTLFINVCCGVVAGIVSSSLANPTDVLKVRLQAMTEIKNKEAMTQAFKRIYMEEGIKGLWRGVVPTAQRAAIIAGVELPVYDFSKYWILKSGYLEDNIGTHFISSFFAGLAGAIFSTPVDVIKTRMMNQRNLIEKSPASQIYSSSMDCALRTIKTEGILALYKGFIPIWVRLGPWNIIFFMTYEQLKKVK; translated from the exons ATGGGTGACTGGCGGCCATTTGTTTATGGAGGGCTGGCTTCCATAACAGCAGAGATAG GTACTTTTCCCATTGACACAACAAAGACTCGGCTTCAGATACAGGGCCAGAGAATTGATGCTCGTCTGTCTGAGCTACGATACAGGGGGATGACCCATGCCATGTTGAGAATATTTCGGGAGGAGGGACTCGCAGCTCTGTATTCTGG AATATCTCCAGCTATACTGAGACAGGCTACATATGGTACCATCAAAATAGGAGTTTATCAGACATTGAAATCCATGATAGTAGAAAACCCACAAG AGTCCACACTGTTTATCAATGTATGCTGTGGCGTAGTCGCAGGAATCGTGTCGAGTTCACTGGCTAATCCCACAGATGTTCTCAAG GTGCGGTTGCAAGCAATGactgagataaaaaacaaagaagcCATGACTCAAGCgtttaaaagaatatacatGGAGGAGGGCATTAAAGGATTGTGGAGG GGAGTGGTTCCCACAGCCCAGAGGGCAGCTATTATTGCAGGAGTGGAACTTCCTGTGTATGACTTCTCCAAGTACTGGATACTGAAATCTGGATATCTAGAGGATAATATAGGAACACACTTCAT atCTAGCTTTTTTGCCGGACTGGCAGGTGCAATTTTTTCAACTCCAGTTGATGTTATTAAG ACAAGAATGATGAACCAAAGAAATTTGATAGAGAAATCTCCAGCTTCCCAGATCTACTCTTCCTCCATGGATTGTGCATTACGG aCGATTAAAACTGAGGGAATTCTGGCTCTATACAAGGGGTTCATTCCTATCTGGGTGAGACTAGGACCCTGGAATATCATT TTCTTTATGACTTATGAACAACTGAAGAAGGTGAAATGA
- the LOC128180670 gene encoding kidney mitochondrial carrier protein 1-like isoform X1, translated as MNDWRPFIYGGIASVAAESGTFPIDTTKTRLQVQGQTIDARLKEIKYRGMIHALKRIYAEEGIRALYSGLVPALLRQSAYGTIKIGVYYSLKGIIVPNPDDETLPINVFCGVVAGVVGSVISNPTDVLKVRMQAQKENGGRETFTQAFVKIYKQEGVPGLWRGVSPTAQRAATVAGVILPAYDICKFQLRHNLHLEDSMSTHFMASFAAGLVGAVFSTPIDVVKTRMMNQKKYKPSLLKSGGVEAAPIYKSSVDCLIQTVKSEGPRALYKGFCPTWVRLGPWNIIFFMMYEQLKKVY; from the exons ATGAACGATTGGCGTCCCTTTATTTATGGAGGAATTGCATCTGTTGCTGCTGAAAGTg GAACATTTCCCATTGATACAACAAAAACTCGTCTCCAAGTGCAAGGACAAACCATCGATGCCCGTCTTAAGGAGATTAAGTATCGGGGCATGATCCATGCTCTGAAACGAATATATGCAGAGGAAGGAATTCGGGCATTATATTCAGG CTTAGTACCTGCTCTCCTTAGACAGTCAGCTTATGGAACTATAAAGATTGGTGTTTACTATTCATTGAAAGGCATTATCGTTCCAAATCCAGATG ATGAGACTTTACCAATCAATGTGTTTTGCGGGGTGGTTGCCGGAGTCGTGGGAAGTGTTATATCCAACCCAACAGATGTGCTCAAG GTGCGCATGCAGGCTCAGAAAGAGAACGGAGGAAGAGAAACCTTCACTCAGGCTTTTGTTAAGATTTACAAACAGGAAGGAGTGCCAGGCCTGTGGAGG GGTGTCAGTCCCACTGCACAGAGGGCGGCCACCGTAGCCGGGGTGATCCTGCCAGCCTACGACATCTGCAAGTTCCAGCTCCGACACAACCTGCATCTCGAGGACAGCATGTCCACTCATTTCAT gGCAAGTTTCGCTGCAGGTCTTGTAGGAGCTGTGTTTTCCACACCCATCGACGTTGTCAAG ACAAGAATGATGAAccagaaaaaatacaagccaTCTCTTCTGAAATCCGGCGGTGTCGAGGCTGCACCCATCTACAAATCTTCCGTAGACTGTCTAATCCAG ACTGTCAAATCAGAGGGACCACGTGCATTATACAAAGGGTTTTGCCCAACCTGGGTTCGACTGGGCCCATGGAATATCATT tttttcatgaTGTATGAGCAGCTCAAGAAGGTGTACTGA
- the LOC128180670 gene encoding kidney mitochondrial carrier protein 1-like isoform X2, translating to MNDWRPFIYGGIASVAAESGTFPIDTTKTRLQVQGQTIDARLKEIKYRGMIHALKRIYAEEGIRALYSGLVPALLRQSAYGTIKIGVYYSLKGIIVPNPDDETLPINVFCGVVAGVVGSVISNPTDVLKVRMQAQKENGGRETFTQAFVKIYKQEGVPGLWRGVSPTAQRAATVAGVILPAYDICKFQLRHNLHLEDSMSTHFMASFAAGLVGAVFSTPIDVVKVL from the exons ATGAACGATTGGCGTCCCTTTATTTATGGAGGAATTGCATCTGTTGCTGCTGAAAGTg GAACATTTCCCATTGATACAACAAAAACTCGTCTCCAAGTGCAAGGACAAACCATCGATGCCCGTCTTAAGGAGATTAAGTATCGGGGCATGATCCATGCTCTGAAACGAATATATGCAGAGGAAGGAATTCGGGCATTATATTCAGG CTTAGTACCTGCTCTCCTTAGACAGTCAGCTTATGGAACTATAAAGATTGGTGTTTACTATTCATTGAAAGGCATTATCGTTCCAAATCCAGATG ATGAGACTTTACCAATCAATGTGTTTTGCGGGGTGGTTGCCGGAGTCGTGGGAAGTGTTATATCCAACCCAACAGATGTGCTCAAG GTGCGCATGCAGGCTCAGAAAGAGAACGGAGGAAGAGAAACCTTCACTCAGGCTTTTGTTAAGATTTACAAACAGGAAGGAGTGCCAGGCCTGTGGAGG GGTGTCAGTCCCACTGCACAGAGGGCGGCCACCGTAGCCGGGGTGATCCTGCCAGCCTACGACATCTGCAAGTTCCAGCTCCGACACAACCTGCATCTCGAGGACAGCATGTCCACTCATTTCAT gGCAAGTTTCGCTGCAGGTCTTGTAGGAGCTGTGTTTTCCACACCCATCGACGTTGTCAAG GTGCTCTAA